In one window of Sphingomonas glaciei DNA:
- a CDS encoding acetyl-CoA C-acetyltransferase produces MPSAYIVAAARTAGGKRGGALKDWHPADLGARVLDALVERSGIDPAAVEDVIAGCVGQIGEQSFHIGRNMVLASSLPDSVPAVSIDRQCGSSQQSIHFAAQAVMSGTQDVVIAAGVESMTRVPMGLPVLLPMQAGIGIGPWPQSIKDRYGVTEFSQFTGAEMIAGNYGMSREELDSFALESHRRGAAATERGDFDQEIVPLTVVDADGRERQHVRDEGIRADASMERLGSLKTLKPDGVITAGNASQICDGASGVMVVSERALKEHGLTPLARIDHLTVTAGDPVIMLIEPIPATRRALERSGRRIEDIALYEVNEAFAPVPLAWLREIGGDPERLNVNGGAISLGHPLGASGTKLMTTLVHALRKRGGGYGLQTMCEGGGIANVTVIEAL; encoded by the coding sequence ATGCCCTCAGCCTATATCGTCGCCGCCGCTCGCACTGCCGGGGGCAAGAGGGGTGGAGCGCTCAAGGACTGGCACCCGGCCGACCTTGGCGCCAGGGTGCTGGACGCGCTGGTCGAGCGGTCGGGGATCGATCCGGCCGCCGTCGAGGACGTGATTGCCGGCTGCGTCGGCCAGATCGGTGAGCAAAGCTTCCACATCGGGCGCAACATGGTGCTGGCGTCGAGCCTGCCCGACAGCGTACCGGCGGTATCGATCGACCGGCAGTGCGGGTCTTCCCAACAGTCGATCCACTTCGCCGCGCAGGCGGTGATGAGCGGGACGCAGGACGTGGTGATCGCCGCCGGGGTCGAGAGCATGACTCGGGTTCCGATGGGGCTTCCGGTGCTGCTGCCCATGCAGGCCGGGATCGGCATCGGGCCGTGGCCGCAGTCGATCAAGGATCGCTACGGCGTGACCGAATTCAGCCAGTTCACCGGGGCCGAGATGATCGCCGGCAATTACGGGATGAGCCGCGAGGAACTGGACAGCTTCGCGCTCGAAAGCCACCGGCGCGGAGCGGCGGCGACCGAGCGGGGCGACTTCGATCAGGAGATCGTCCCGCTGACGGTCGTCGATGCCGACGGCCGGGAGCGCCAGCACGTCCGCGACGAGGGCATCCGCGCCGACGCCTCGATGGAGCGGCTGGGCAGCCTCAAGACGCTGAAGCCCGACGGAGTGATCACCGCCGGCAACGCCAGCCAGATCTGCGACGGCGCGTCGGGCGTGATGGTGGTCAGCGAGCGGGCGCTGAAGGAGCATGGGCTGACCCCCCTCGCTCGGATCGATCACCTGACTGTCACCGCGGGCGACCCGGTGATTATGCTGATCGAGCCGATCCCCGCCACCCGCCGCGCGCTCGAGCGGTCGGGGCGGCGGATCGAGGACATCGCCCTGTACGAGGTCAACGAGGCCTTTGCCCCGGTGCCGCTGGCTTGGCTGCGCGAGATTGGCGGCGATCCGGAGCGGCTGAACGTCAACGGCGGGGCGATCAGCCTCGGCCACCCGTTGGGCGCTAGCGGGACCAAGCTGATGACGACGCTGGTCCATGCGCTGCGCAAGCGGGGCGGCGGCTATGGCCTCCAGACGATGTGCGAAGGTGGCGGCATCGCCAACGTAACCGTCATCGAAGCGCTCTGA
- a CDS encoding 2Fe-2S iron-sulfur cluster-binding protein, producing MIINVTTRDGHARAIEGQGGRSLMENLRAGGIEEVLALCGGCCSCGTCHVLVGEEWLAALPALKEDEDDLLAMSDERRPNSRLSCQIRFEAELDGIKVTVAPED from the coding sequence ATGATCATCAACGTGACCACCCGCGACGGCCATGCCCGTGCCATCGAGGGCCAGGGTGGCCGGTCGCTGATGGAGAACCTCCGCGCTGGCGGGATCGAGGAAGTGCTGGCGCTGTGCGGCGGCTGCTGTTCGTGCGGCACCTGCCACGTCTTGGTCGGCGAAGAGTGGTTGGCCGCCTTGCCCGCGCTAAAGGAGGATGAGGACGATCTGCTGGCGATGAGCGACGAGCGCCGGCCCAACAGCCGCCTGTCGTGCCAGATAAGGTTCGAGGCGGAACTGGACGGGATCAAGGTTACGGTCGCACCGGAAGATTGA
- a CDS encoding copper chaperone PCu(A)C, which translates to MKSLSFLVAALAVAAPATAQAPALHVGGWVRAGVGSSAAYVSVHNGGGADRLLGASSPAAGQVSIHDSQNNGGVVRMRAAGALPLPAGASIAMKPGGLHIMLTGLKAPLRPGAKLPIVLRFAKAGLVRASLPILPPGAQGPAAAGAHHGH; encoded by the coding sequence ATGAAAAGCCTTTCTTTCCTCGTTGCGGCTCTGGCCGTCGCAGCGCCCGCGACCGCACAGGCCCCTGCCCTTCACGTCGGCGGCTGGGTCCGCGCCGGGGTGGGCAGCAGCGCGGCCTATGTCAGCGTGCACAATGGCGGCGGGGCCGACCGCCTGCTGGGCGCGAGCAGCCCAGCCGCGGGCCAGGTGTCGATCCACGACAGCCAGAACAATGGCGGGGTGGTGCGGATGCGGGCGGCGGGTGCCCTGCCCCTCCCCGCCGGGGCAAGCATCGCGATGAAGCCCGGTGGGCTGCACATCATGCTGACCGGACTGAAGGCACCGCTGCGCCCCGGCGCCAAGCTGCCGATCGTGCTGCGTTTCGCCAAGGCGGGGCTGGTCCGTGCAAGCCTGCCGATCCTGCCGCCCGGGGCGCAGGGTCCGGCCGCCGCGGGGGCGCATCATGGCCACTGA
- a CDS encoding NifU family protein — translation MLITTELTPNPSTRKFLPGTTVMEAGSRDFPDAASAEASPLAEALFATGDVEGVFFGRDFVSVTAAPDIDWAGLEIDVVQILLDHFVSGAPLFRAGSAGGIHVAADEDASYDEDPADAEIVAQIKELLETRVRPAVAQDGGDIVYRGYKAGTLFLAMQGACAGCPSSAVTLKRGVENLIRHYVPEVEIVEAV, via the coding sequence ATGCTGATCACCACCGAGCTGACGCCCAACCCGTCGACCCGCAAGTTCCTGCCGGGCACCACCGTCATGGAAGCGGGCAGCCGCGACTTTCCCGATGCCGCCAGCGCCGAAGCGAGCCCGCTCGCCGAGGCCCTGTTCGCGACCGGCGACGTCGAGGGAGTGTTCTTCGGCCGCGACTTTGTGTCGGTCACCGCCGCGCCTGACATCGACTGGGCCGGGCTCGAGATCGACGTGGTGCAGATCCTGCTCGATCACTTCGTCTCGGGCGCGCCGCTGTTCCGGGCCGGGAGCGCGGGCGGCATCCACGTCGCGGCGGACGAGGACGCCAGCTACGACGAGGATCCGGCCGATGCCGAGATCGTGGCGCAGATCAAGGAACTGCTCGAGACCCGGGTCCGCCCCGCGGTCGCCCAGGACGGCGGCGACATCGTCTATCGCGGCTACAAGGCCGGCACGCTGTTCCTGGCGATGCAGGGCGCCTGCGCTGGCTGCCCGAGCTCGGCGGTGACGCTGAAGCGCGGGGTCGAGAACCTCATTCGTCACTACGTGCCCGAAGTGGAAATCGTCGAGGCGGTCTAG